From Amycolatopsis sp. cg9, one genomic window encodes:
- a CDS encoding HPP family protein: protein MRARDIMTTPTFALTPSATLAEAAEVMTSHGFTTMPVVGSGGQLLGLLSEADILRAPVPSGDPDTGVMLDGGPSTAGSVMRTHGLAVPADTDVRELARLMTDAEVRSAPVVEGGHVVGMVTFRDVLRATAGRP from the coding sequence ATGCGCGCCCGCGACATCATGACCACCCCGACGTTCGCGTTGACACCGTCCGCGACGCTCGCCGAAGCCGCCGAGGTGATGACCTCGCACGGGTTCACCACGATGCCGGTCGTCGGCTCCGGCGGGCAGCTGCTCGGCCTGCTGTCCGAGGCGGACATCCTGCGGGCGCCGGTCCCGTCCGGCGATCCCGATACGGGCGTGATGCTCGACGGCGGGCCGAGCACCGCCGGCTCGGTGATGCGCACGCACGGCCTGGCCGTGCCGGCCGACACCGACGTGCGGGAACTGGCCAGGCTGATGACCGACGCCGAGGTGCGCTCGGCGCCGGTCGTCGAGGGCGGGCACGTCGTCGGCATGGTGACCTTCCGGGACGTCCTGCGCGCGACGGCCGGGCGTCCCTGA
- a CDS encoding universal stress protein, translated as MTTANQGDIVVGVDHSAVSVAALRWAVSEAAKSGRQVVALRAWSFEPVADLGAAVAGSPETVADRERRQLDEVVGAVRAEHPGVAVRAELAEHSATVALEEASKTAAMLVLGSHGHGRLLKLLVGSVAEHCLRAASCPVVVIPARTVPEPEKETAAEPVGSYYPGPLL; from the coding sequence ATGACAACGGCAAACCAGGGCGACATCGTCGTCGGCGTGGACCATTCGGCCGTGAGCGTGGCCGCGCTGCGCTGGGCGGTGTCGGAGGCGGCGAAGAGCGGGCGCCAGGTCGTCGCGCTGCGCGCGTGGTCGTTCGAGCCGGTGGCCGACCTCGGCGCGGCGGTCGCCGGATCACCGGAGACGGTCGCCGACCGGGAGCGGCGTCAGCTCGACGAGGTCGTCGGTGCGGTGCGGGCCGAGCACCCGGGCGTGGCCGTGCGCGCCGAGCTGGCCGAGCACTCGGCCACGGTGGCGCTGGAAGAGGCTTCGAAGACCGCGGCGATGCTCGTGCTCGGCAGTCACGGCCACGGCCGGCTGCTGAAGCTGCTCGTCGGCTCCGTCGCCGAGCACTGCCTGCGTGCGGCGAGCTGCCCGGTGGTGGTCATCCCGGCGCGGACCGTGCCGGAGCCCGAGAAGGAGACGGCGGCGGAGCCCGTGGGCAGCTACTACCCGGGACCGCTGCTGTGA
- a CDS encoding CBS domain-containing protein: MPSRRKVGSVMTTDVATVGPDTPFKAVAVLLASWNISGAPVVDEDGLVLGVVSQGDLLEREAPHGLLEPGSRQAKRKAGAAFVADLMTSPAITVRVGDDVAVAAKLLEQHHFHRLPVVGDDGKLAGVVSRSDLLRVFLRTDREIRDEVRDEVLLRDMAMDPAALYVAVHNGIVTLNGTVERTSMIPVIVALVRRVDGVVEVRQTLTGHFDDRGVSPLPPGQVGILSRNRPNT; this comes from the coding sequence ATGCCCAGTCGCCGCAAGGTGGGTTCGGTGATGACGACCGACGTCGCCACCGTCGGGCCGGACACGCCGTTCAAAGCCGTCGCGGTCCTGCTGGCCTCGTGGAACATCAGCGGGGCACCCGTGGTGGACGAGGACGGGCTGGTGCTCGGCGTCGTATCGCAGGGCGACCTGCTGGAGCGCGAGGCCCCGCACGGCCTGCTCGAGCCCGGCTCGCGACAGGCGAAGCGCAAGGCGGGCGCGGCGTTCGTCGCCGACCTGATGACCAGCCCGGCGATCACCGTCCGGGTGGGCGACGACGTCGCGGTCGCCGCGAAACTGCTGGAGCAGCACCACTTCCACCGCCTGCCGGTGGTCGGCGACGACGGGAAGCTCGCCGGTGTCGTCTCCCGGTCGGACCTGCTGCGGGTGTTCCTGCGCACCGACCGGGAGATCCGGGACGAGGTGCGCGACGAGGTGCTCCTGCGGGACATGGCGATGGACCCGGCCGCGCTGTACGTCGCCGTGCACAACGGCATCGTGACGCTCAACGGCACCGTCGAGCGGACGAGCATGATCCCGGTGATCGTGGCGCTGGTCCGCCGGGTCGACGGGGTCGTCGAGGTGCGGCAGACCCTGACGGGCCACTTCGACGACCGGGGCGTGTCCCCGCTGCCGCCGGGCCAGGTCGGGATCCTGAGCCGGAACCGACCGAACACCTGA
- a CDS encoding universal stress protein yields MTGSAAVLVAGVDGSVGALTAVRWAARVARQRGLGLRLVHALPELPPPYPRGDPTFDEVKAAVTGRGERMLAEARDAAAEAEPGTAVTTSLRSERPADALVSEARGAAMLVLGTPGLSRLGRVLLGSVSVALAAHAPCPVTLVRPHAGDDEPPTEGPVVLGVDGTPAGDEAIAAAFEEASWRGARLIAVHCRHEPFLSAVFEENRWTLDGQAAEERERELLAQRLAGWQEKHPDVVVDCVVPAGRPAEGLLDFADRAQLLVVGSRGRGGFRGLALGSTSQSLMSYALCPVLVARPRAK; encoded by the coding sequence ATGACGGGCTCGGCTGCGGTACTGGTGGCCGGTGTGGACGGTTCGGTGGGCGCGCTCACGGCGGTCCGCTGGGCGGCGCGCGTCGCGCGGCAACGCGGCCTCGGGCTTCGCCTGGTGCACGCGCTGCCCGAGCTTCCCCCGCCCTACCCCCGGGGCGACCCGACGTTCGACGAAGTCAAGGCGGCCGTCACCGGGCGGGGCGAGCGCATGCTCGCCGAAGCCCGGGACGCGGCGGCCGAAGCCGAGCCCGGCACCGCGGTGACGACGTCGCTGCGGTCCGAACGGCCCGCCGACGCACTGGTCTCCGAGGCGCGCGGTGCGGCGATGCTCGTGCTCGGCACCCCCGGCCTGAGCCGGCTCGGCCGGGTCCTGCTCGGCTCGGTGTCGGTCGCGCTGGCCGCGCACGCGCCGTGCCCGGTCACCTTGGTGCGGCCGCACGCCGGGGACGACGAACCGCCCACCGAGGGGCCGGTCGTCCTCGGCGTCGACGGGACTCCCGCGGGGGACGAAGCCATCGCGGCCGCGTTCGAAGAGGCGTCGTGGCGGGGTGCCCGGCTGATCGCGGTGCACTGCCGGCACGAGCCGTTCCTGTCCGCGGTCTTCGAAGAGAACCGGTGGACGCTGGACGGCCAGGCGGCGGAGGAGCGCGAACGCGAGCTGCTCGCCCAGCGGCTGGCCGGCTGGCAGGAGAAGCACCCGGACGTCGTCGTGGACTGCGTCGTGCCGGCCGGGCGGCCGGCGGAAGGGCTGCTCGACTTCGCCGACCGGGCGCAGCTGCTGGTCGTCGGCAGCCGCGGCCGGGGCGGGTTCCGCGGACTGGCCCTCGGGTCGACGAGCCAGTCGCTGATGTCCTACGCGCTCTGCCCGGTGCTGGTGGCCCGGCCGCGCGCGAAGTAG
- a CDS encoding PLD nuclease N-terminal domain-containing protein, whose protein sequence is MGDRKRWRDLTATQRTVIGTAASAQILLAAGAWWDLARRPAARVRGPKWVWALVIAVNFVGPVLYFARGRATSTGQSA, encoded by the coding sequence ATGGGAGACCGCAAGCGGTGGCGCGACCTGACCGCCACGCAGCGCACGGTGATCGGCACCGCAGCGAGCGCGCAGATCCTGCTCGCCGCGGGCGCCTGGTGGGACCTGGCGCGCCGGCCCGCCGCGCGGGTTCGCGGCCCGAAGTGGGTGTGGGCGCTGGTGATCGCGGTGAACTTCGTGGGCCCGGTGCTCTACTTCGCGCGCGGCCGGGCCACCAGCACCGGGCAGAGCGCGTAG
- a CDS encoding CBS domain-containing protein, translating to MRGPVVSDLMSRPVVSAGPGASFKELVALLAEHAIAAVPVVDEHRRPLGVVGEADLLARHGGDARRERGFRRLRVWTKARGLTARELMTRRVPTVAKDDPVAGAARRLVETNLRCLYVVNAAGHLVGVLARRDVLRSFLRPDEEIKETVEREVLQRSIWADPATVDVRVDDGVVTLSGVIDRRSEVERAEWLTEAVPGVVAVRNRLKYTQDDGAAAEPR from the coding sequence ATGCGTGGTCCGGTGGTGTCCGACCTGATGAGCCGGCCGGTCGTGTCGGCGGGCCCCGGTGCGTCGTTCAAGGAACTGGTCGCCCTGCTGGCCGAGCACGCCATCGCGGCGGTCCCGGTGGTCGACGAGCACCGCCGCCCGCTCGGCGTCGTCGGCGAGGCCGACCTGCTGGCCCGCCACGGCGGGGACGCCCGGCGGGAGCGCGGGTTCCGGCGGCTGCGGGTGTGGACCAAGGCCCGGGGCCTGACCGCGCGCGAGCTGATGACCCGGCGCGTGCCCACCGTCGCGAAGGACGACCCCGTGGCGGGCGCGGCCCGGCGGCTGGTGGAGACGAACCTGCGTTGCCTGTACGTCGTGAACGCCGCGGGCCACCTCGTGGGCGTGCTCGCGCGCCGGGACGTCCTGCGCTCGTTCCTGCGGCCGGACGAGGAGATCAAGGAGACCGTGGAGCGCGAAGTCCTGCAGCGGTCGATCTGGGCGGACCCGGCGACGGTCGACGTCCGGGTCGACGACGGCGTCGTGACCCTGAGCGGGGTGATCGACCGGCGCAGCGAAGTCGAACGTGCGGAGTGGCTGACCGAAGCGGTGCCGGGCGTCGTCGCCGTGCGGAACCGGCTGAAGTACACCCAGGACGACGGCGCGGCCGCCGAGCCGCGCTGA
- a CDS encoding NAD(P)/FAD-dependent oxidoreductase — translation MKRIVILGGGTGGTLAANRLRRDYGDGAEITVVDQDDRHVYQPGLLFVPFGMADADDLVRSRPRQLADGIGYHRGEVERVDVAADRVHLTDGTVLRYDALVVATGARLMPEETEGLTGPGWRSHVDTFYDLDGAAGLASALEAFDGGRLVVNVIDLPVKCPVAPLEFCFLADWYFTERGIRDRVELTYVTPLDAAFTKPVAARTLAGLLEAKGIELVTEFTTGEVDGTGNRLVSFDGREVAFDQAVVVPLHGGASYVDRSPGLGDELGFVRADEHTLRSTVRDDIFVIGDAASVPTSKAGSVTHFEGEVLTRNIGQFLDGRELDASFDGHTNCFIESGFGKALLIDFNYDTEPLPGHYPADAGLPLLKESRLNHLGKLMFSWFYWHSLLPGRDLPGVSSAMPRAGKRFPVPVHQADAGGTGTSAT, via the coding sequence ATGAAACGCATCGTGATCCTGGGTGGCGGCACCGGAGGCACCCTCGCGGCGAACCGGCTTCGCCGCGACTACGGCGACGGCGCGGAGATCACCGTCGTCGACCAGGACGACCGGCACGTGTACCAGCCGGGGCTGCTGTTCGTGCCGTTCGGCATGGCCGACGCCGACGACCTCGTCCGGTCGCGCCCGCGGCAGCTGGCCGACGGGATCGGCTACCACCGCGGCGAGGTCGAGCGCGTCGACGTCGCCGCCGACCGGGTCCACCTGACCGACGGCACGGTGCTCCGCTACGACGCCCTGGTCGTCGCCACCGGCGCACGCCTGATGCCGGAGGAGACCGAAGGGCTCACCGGGCCGGGCTGGCGATCGCACGTCGACACGTTCTACGACCTCGACGGTGCCGCCGGCCTCGCCTCGGCGCTCGAGGCGTTCGACGGCGGCCGGCTGGTGGTGAACGTGATCGACCTGCCGGTCAAGTGCCCGGTCGCGCCGCTGGAGTTCTGCTTCCTCGCCGACTGGTACTTCACCGAGCGGGGCATCCGCGACCGGGTCGAACTGACCTACGTCACGCCGCTGGACGCCGCGTTCACCAAGCCCGTCGCCGCGCGGACGCTGGCCGGGCTGCTCGAGGCCAAGGGGATCGAGCTGGTCACCGAGTTCACGACCGGCGAAGTCGACGGAACCGGCAACCGCCTCGTTTCGTTCGACGGCCGCGAAGTCGCCTTCGACCAGGCGGTGGTCGTCCCGCTGCACGGTGGAGCGTCCTATGTGGACCGTTCGCCCGGGCTGGGCGACGAGCTGGGGTTCGTCCGCGCCGACGAGCACACCCTGCGCTCGACCGTGCGGGACGACATCTTCGTCATCGGCGACGCCGCCTCGGTCCCCACCTCCAAGGCGGGCTCGGTCACCCACTTCGAGGGCGAGGTGCTGACCCGCAACATCGGCCAGTTCCTCGACGGCCGCGAGCTCGACGCGAGCTTCGACGGGCACACCAACTGCTTCATCGAGAGCGGCTTCGGCAAGGCGCTGCTCATCGACTTCAACTACGACACCGAACCGCTGCCCGGGCACTACCCCGCGGACGCGGGCCTGCCGCTGCTCAAGGAGTCGCGGCTCAACCACCTCGGGAAGCTGATGTTCTCGTGGTTCTACTGGCACAGCCTGCTGCCCGGCCGGGACCTCCCCGGCGTGTCGAGTGCGATGCCGCGGGCGGGCAAGCGCTTCCCGGTGCCGGTCCACCAGGCCGACGCCGGCGGCACGGGGACCTCGGCGACCTGA
- the gap gene encoding type I glyceraldehyde-3-phosphate dehydrogenase: MTVRLGINGFGRIGRDILRCVLETPDSPIEVVAVNDITSPEMLAHLLAHDSTYGRLRTPVEVVDGEALRVGDHLIQVTAQADPTRLPWGEYGVDVVVESTGKFRTREAAGLHLAAGAKKVVISAPGKDVDATIVLGVNEGDYDPAKHHIISNASCTTNCVAPMVKVLHSAFGIRRGLLTTIHSYTGDQALLDRPHKDPRRARSAAVNVVPTSTGAAKAIGLVLPELAGKLDGVAVRVPVEDGSLTDLTVELERPVTAEQVNQAFAEAADGDLKGVLRYTEAPIVSRDIIGDPASCVFDAQLTKADSHLAKVFGWYDNEWGYATRTVELVELIGRAL, encoded by the coding sequence ATGACGGTACGGCTCGGGATCAACGGCTTCGGCAGGATCGGGCGCGACATCCTGCGGTGCGTGCTGGAAACGCCGGACAGCCCGATCGAAGTGGTCGCGGTCAACGACATCACCTCGCCGGAGATGCTGGCGCACCTGCTCGCCCACGACTCCACCTACGGCAGGCTCCGCACGCCGGTCGAGGTCGTCGACGGCGAAGCGCTGCGCGTCGGGGACCACCTGATCCAGGTGACCGCGCAGGCCGACCCCACCCGGCTGCCGTGGGGCGAGTACGGCGTCGACGTCGTCGTCGAGTCGACCGGCAAGTTCCGCACCCGCGAGGCCGCCGGGCTGCACCTGGCCGCGGGGGCCAAGAAGGTCGTGATCTCCGCACCCGGCAAGGACGTCGACGCGACGATCGTGCTCGGCGTCAACGAAGGTGACTACGACCCGGCGAAGCACCACATCATCTCCAACGCCTCCTGCACGACGAACTGCGTCGCGCCGATGGTGAAGGTGCTGCACTCCGCGTTCGGCATCCGGCGCGGGCTGCTCACCACGATCCACAGCTACACCGGCGACCAGGCACTGCTCGACCGGCCGCACAAGGACCCGCGCCGCGCCCGGTCGGCCGCGGTCAACGTGGTGCCCACCAGCACCGGCGCGGCCAAGGCGATCGGGCTGGTGCTCCCGGAGCTGGCCGGCAAGCTCGACGGCGTCGCCGTACGCGTCCCGGTCGAGGACGGCTCGCTGACCGACCTGACGGTGGAGCTCGAGCGCCCGGTGACGGCGGAGCAGGTGAACCAGGCGTTCGCCGAAGCCGCCGACGGCGACCTCAAGGGCGTCCTGCGCTACACCGAGGCGCCGATCGTCTCCCGCGACATCATCGGCGACCCGGCGTCGTGCGTGTTCGACGCGCAGCTGACGAAGGCCGACTCCCACCTGGCGAAGGTGTTCGGCTGGTACGACAACGAATGGGGCTACGCGACCCGCACGGTCGAGCTGGTGGAGCTGATCGGACGAGCGCTGTAG
- a CDS encoding 4Fe-4S dicluster domain-containing protein, giving the protein MTAGIRVLDRSGLDRLVGVLQGEGYRVVGPVARDDAIVLAELASGAELPAGWGVETAPGRYRLRRRADAAVFGHSAGPQSWKRFLHPPHRPLWHSGPDGEYVAAGEDVPRYAFLGVRACDLAAISVLGTVLAASGAFARRRQGLFTIAANCTEPGEVCFCASMGTGPGAKAGYDLALTERLDDDGHRFVVAVGSAEGDRILSLVATREAADREVADARADVEAAAGKMGRAMPPGDLRTLMRESRESPVWSEIASRCLTCGNCTMVCPTCFCTTTEDVTDVTGEHAGRAERWASCFELDFSYVHGGSVRESGDSRYRQWLSHKLSTWHDQFGTSGCVGCGRCIAWCPAGIDITAEAARLAGEGAGHVGG; this is encoded by the coding sequence ATGACCGCCGGCATCCGCGTGCTCGACCGGTCCGGGCTCGACCGGCTGGTCGGAGTGCTGCAGGGCGAGGGGTACCGGGTCGTGGGCCCGGTGGCCCGCGACGACGCGATCGTGCTGGCCGAGCTGGCCTCGGGCGCCGAGCTGCCCGCGGGGTGGGGCGTGGAGACCGCGCCCGGCCGCTACCGCCTGCGCCGCCGGGCGGACGCGGCGGTGTTCGGCCATTCGGCGGGACCCCAGTCGTGGAAGCGTTTCCTGCACCCGCCCCACCGGCCCCTGTGGCACTCCGGCCCGGACGGCGAGTACGTCGCGGCCGGGGAAGACGTGCCGCGGTACGCCTTCCTCGGCGTCCGGGCCTGCGACCTCGCGGCGATCTCCGTGCTCGGCACCGTCCTCGCCGCGAGCGGGGCGTTCGCGCGGCGGCGGCAGGGGCTGTTCACGATCGCCGCGAACTGCACCGAACCCGGCGAGGTGTGCTTCTGCGCCTCGATGGGCACCGGACCGGGCGCGAAGGCCGGGTACGACCTCGCCCTCACCGAACGGCTCGACGACGACGGCCACCGGTTCGTCGTCGCCGTCGGCTCGGCCGAAGGCGACCGGATCCTCTCGCTGGTCGCGACGCGCGAAGCGGCGGACCGCGAGGTCGCCGACGCGCGGGCGGACGTCGAAGCCGCGGCCGGGAAGATGGGCCGTGCGATGCCCCCGGGGGACCTGAGGACGCTCATGCGGGAGTCGCGCGAGTCGCCCGTCTGGTCCGAAATCGCCAGTCGCTGCCTCACCTGCGGCAACTGCACCATGGTCTGCCCCACCTGCTTCTGCACCACCACCGAGGACGTCACGGACGTGACCGGCGAGCACGCCGGGCGCGCCGAACGCTGGGCGTCCTGCTTCGAGCTCGACTTCTCCTACGTGCACGGCGGAAGCGTCCGCGAAAGCGGGGACAGCCGGTACCGGCAGTGGCTGAGCCACAAGCTGAGCACCTGGCACGACCAGTTCGGCACCTCCGGGTGTGTCGGCTGCGGGCGCTGCATCGCCTGGTGCCCCGCCGGGATCGACATCACCGCCGAGGCGGCGCGGCTCGCCGGGGAAGGAGCCGGCCATGTCGGCGGTTGA
- a CDS encoding Crp/Fnr family transcriptional regulator — protein sequence MSAVDRFTALPPFSRLTPEETALLTRATREVAFAAGERLCEEGRPADRLWVLESGRVEVGTAVPGRGDVVVQTLGPGELLGWSWLVPPHRWDFGARALTTVTAAELDGRLLRELADADPAFGYALTRAMFEVLAHRLRGTRARLLDLYRSGRD from the coding sequence ATGTCGGCGGTTGACCGCTTCACCGCGTTGCCCCCGTTCTCCCGGCTGACGCCGGAGGAGACCGCCTTGCTGACCCGGGCGACGCGCGAGGTCGCCTTCGCGGCGGGTGAGCGGCTGTGCGAAGAAGGCCGCCCGGCCGACCGGCTCTGGGTGCTCGAAAGCGGCCGGGTCGAGGTGGGCACCGCGGTACCCGGCCGCGGCGACGTCGTCGTGCAGACACTCGGTCCGGGCGAGCTGCTCGGCTGGTCCTGGCTCGTCCCGCCGCACCGCTGGGACTTCGGTGCCCGCGCGCTCACCACGGTGACGGCCGCCGAGCTGGACGGGCGCCTCCTGCGCGAGCTCGCCGACGCGGACCCGGCGTTCGGCTACGCCCTGACCCGCGCGATGTTCGAGGTCCTCGCCCACCGGCTGCGCGGGACCCGGGCCCGCCTGCTCGACCTCTACCGGAGCGGGCGTGACTGA
- a CDS encoding FAD/NAD(P)-binding protein translates to MTEPMLPVPYRVERRTEQTRDTATLRLVPAGPALPRFRPGQFTMLYARGIGEVAISISGDPSTEDGVLEQTVRDVGAVSHALHDAGPGTVLGVRGPFGRGWDVESARGGDVVIVAGGVGLAPLRPVVLAVLADRAAYGRVVLVAGARTPGDFLYRGEFAAWEPSIEVRRTVDQPAAGWTGGVGFVTEPLATVGPFPGRATAFLCGPEPMMRFSAQVLRRRGIPPADIRVSLERNMQCGTALCGHCQLGPLLLCRDGPVVSYAEAEPLLLVREL, encoded by the coding sequence GTGACTGAGCCGATGCTGCCGGTGCCGTACCGGGTCGAGCGGCGCACGGAGCAGACTCGGGACACGGCGACGCTGCGGCTCGTCCCGGCCGGCCCGGCCCTGCCGCGGTTCCGGCCCGGTCAGTTCACGATGCTCTACGCGCGGGGGATCGGCGAGGTCGCCATCTCGATCAGCGGCGATCCGTCCACCGAGGACGGTGTGCTCGAACAGACGGTGCGCGACGTCGGCGCGGTGAGCCACGCGCTGCACGACGCCGGACCGGGCACGGTGCTGGGCGTGCGCGGGCCGTTCGGGCGGGGCTGGGACGTCGAGTCCGCCCGGGGCGGCGACGTCGTGATCGTCGCCGGGGGAGTGGGACTGGCGCCGCTGCGGCCGGTGGTGCTCGCGGTGCTGGCCGACCGGGCCGCCTACGGCCGCGTCGTCCTGGTCGCCGGGGCCCGCACGCCCGGAGACTTCCTCTACCGCGGCGAATTCGCCGCGTGGGAACCGTCGATCGAGGTGCGCCGCACGGTCGACCAGCCGGCCGCGGGCTGGACCGGGGGAGTCGGCTTCGTCACCGAACCGCTGGCCACGGTGGGTCCCTTTCCCGGCCGCGCCACCGCTTTCCTCTGCGGGCCGGAGCCGATGATGCGGTTCAGCGCGCAGGTGCTGCGGCGCCGGGGGATCCCGCCGGCGGACATCCGCGTGTCGCTGGAACGGAACATGCAGTGCGGCACGGCCCTGTGCGGGCACTGCCAGCTCGGCCCGCTGCTGCTGTGCCGCGACGGCCCGGTCGTGTCCTACGCCGAGGCCGAACCCCTCCTCCTGGTCCGGGAGCTGTGA
- a CDS encoding oxidoreductase, with protein sequence MSLPTLAVWKFASCDGCQLTLLDCEDELLALAGRVRIAAFTEASSAVLPGPYDVSLVEGSITTPADERRIREVRAQSGVLVTIGACATSGGIQALRNFGDVAEFAASVYASPEYLSTLDTSTPISAHVPVDFELRGCPIDRRQLLETLGAFLAGRKPDLPDTSVCTECKRCGLTCVTVADGTPCLGPVTHAGCGALCPAHSRGCFGCFGPMAKPNTAALLPILRTCGMDEGAIGRVFATFNAAAPDFAAVSRERRP encoded by the coding sequence ATGAGCCTGCCCACCCTCGCCGTCTGGAAGTTCGCCTCCTGCGACGGCTGCCAGCTCACCCTGCTCGACTGCGAAGACGAGCTCCTCGCCCTCGCCGGCCGGGTGCGCATCGCCGCCTTCACCGAAGCGTCCAGCGCGGTGCTGCCCGGGCCGTACGACGTCTCGCTCGTCGAAGGCTCGATCACCACGCCGGCCGACGAACGGCGGATCCGCGAGGTGCGCGCGCAGTCGGGGGTGCTCGTCACGATCGGCGCGTGCGCCACGAGCGGCGGCATCCAGGCGCTGCGCAACTTCGGCGACGTCGCCGAGTTCGCCGCGTCGGTCTACGCGAGCCCGGAGTACCTGTCCACCTTGGACACCTCGACGCCGATCAGCGCCCACGTGCCGGTGGACTTCGAGCTGCGCGGCTGTCCCATCGACCGCCGGCAGCTGCTGGAGACCCTCGGCGCGTTCCTCGCCGGGCGCAAGCCGGACCTGCCGGACACCAGCGTGTGCACCGAGTGCAAGCGCTGCGGCCTCACCTGCGTCACGGTCGCCGACGGCACGCCGTGCCTGGGCCCGGTGACGCACGCCGGGTGCGGGGCGCTCTGCCCGGCGCACAGCCGCGGCTGCTTCGGCTGTTTCGGGCCGATGGCGAAGCCCAACACCGCCGCCCTGCTGCCGATCCTGCGGACCTGCGGGATGGACGAGGGCGCGATCGGCCGGGTCTTCGCGACGTTCAACGCGGCCGCGCCGGACTTCGCCGCGGTGTCGCGGGAGCGGCGGCCGTGA
- a CDS encoding Ni/Fe hydrogenase subunit alpha, whose amino-acid sequence MTARRLVVNAIARVEGEGALRLVVDGGRVQTAELNIYEPPRFFEALLRGRAWTEPPDITARICGICPVAYQTSACNALEAACGVELDGPLADLRRLLYCGEWISSHTLHIHLLHAPDFLGYPDGIAMAAGHRKAVERGLALKKTGNALLELIGGRAVHPVNVRVGGFYSVPARADLAPMRERLLGALDQAREVVRWVAGFDFPDHEVGHDLLSAREPGRYPIDRGTVLTSTGTEFPAAEFPAHVVERQVPHSTALHASLDGHRYLTGPLARYSLNSALLGPAARAAAAAAGLGPECRNPFRSIVVRAVEVVHAVEEALRLIDGYERPGRPSVEITPRAATGHGVSEAPRGLLYHRYTLDGAGLVTAAAIVPPTSQNQAVIEDDLCRLAGTRLDLADDALALFCERVIRNHDPCISCATHFLDLTVTRR is encoded by the coding sequence GTGACCGCCCGCCGGCTGGTGGTCAACGCGATCGCCCGCGTCGAGGGCGAAGGCGCGCTGCGACTGGTCGTCGACGGCGGCCGGGTGCAGACCGCCGAGCTGAACATCTACGAGCCGCCGCGGTTCTTCGAGGCGCTGCTGCGCGGCCGCGCCTGGACCGAGCCGCCCGACATCACCGCGCGCATCTGCGGGATCTGCCCGGTGGCCTACCAGACGAGCGCGTGCAACGCCCTGGAAGCGGCGTGCGGAGTGGAGCTCGACGGCCCGCTGGCCGACCTGCGGCGCCTGCTCTACTGCGGCGAGTGGATCTCGAGCCACACCCTGCACATCCACCTGCTGCACGCGCCGGACTTCCTCGGGTACCCGGACGGGATCGCGATGGCGGCCGGGCACCGGAAGGCCGTGGAGCGCGGGCTCGCGCTGAAGAAGACCGGCAACGCGCTGCTGGAGCTGATCGGCGGCCGGGCCGTCCACCCGGTGAACGTCCGCGTCGGCGGGTTCTACTCGGTGCCGGCCCGGGCGGACCTCGCCCCGATGCGCGAGCGGCTGCTGGGCGCGCTGGACCAGGCACGCGAAGTCGTGCGCTGGGTGGCCGGCTTCGACTTCCCGGACCACGAGGTCGGCCACGACCTGCTCTCGGCGCGCGAGCCCGGTCGCTACCCGATCGACCGGGGGACGGTGCTCACGAGCACCGGAACGGAGTTCCCCGCCGCGGAGTTCCCGGCGCACGTCGTCGAACGGCAGGTGCCGCACTCCACGGCCCTGCACGCGAGCCTCGACGGCCACCGCTACCTGACCGGGCCGCTCGCCCGGTACTCGCTCAACTCGGCACTGCTCGGCCCGGCGGCGCGCGCGGCCGCGGCCGCGGCGGGACTCGGCCCGGAGTGCCGGAACCCGTTCCGGTCCATCGTGGTCCGGGCGGTCGAGGTCGTCCACGCGGTAGAAGAGGCGCTGCGGCTGATCGACGGCTACGAGCGGCCCGGCCGGCCCAGCGTCGAGATCACGCCGCGCGCGGCGACCGGGCACGGCGTCAGCGAAGCACCGCGCGGCCTGCTCTACCACCGGTACACCCTCGACGGAGCCGGGCTGGTCACCGCGGCGGCGATCGTCCCGCCGACGTCGCAGAACCAGGCGGTGATCGAGGACGACCTGTGCCGCCTGGCGGGCACCCGGCTCGACCTGGCCGACGACGCGCTCGCGCTGTTCTGCGAACGCGTGATCCGCAACCACGACCCGTGCATCTCGTGCGCGACCCACTTCCTCGACCTCACGGTGACCCGCCGGTGA